A section of the Acidobacterium capsulatum ATCC 51196 genome encodes:
- the recA gene encoding recombinase RecA gives MADDRSRAVELALSQIEKQFGKGSIMRLGSKEAVVPISTISTGSISFDAALGVGGVPRGRVVEIFGPESSGKTTITLQIIAEAQKAGGMAAFVDAEHALDPIYAQKLGVDVDNLLVSQPDYGEQALEITEALVRSGAIDVLVVDSVAALVPKAELDGEMGDSHVGLQARLMSQALRKLTGTVSKSRTCLIFINQIREKIGVMFGNPETTTGGRALKFYSSVRVDIRRIAAVKEGDTVVGSRTRVKIVKNKVAAPFREAEFDILYGEGISREGDVLDLAVAHNIVEKSGAWYSYSGERIGQGRENVRSFLKENRDTFQRIDTQLRQKLGITLANVPQAEVPAVPANGAAAAQDAVKPSRRG, from the coding sequence GTGGCTGACGATCGTTCTCGCGCCGTAGAACTGGCGCTCTCACAAATCGAAAAGCAGTTCGGCAAGGGATCCATCATGCGCCTCGGCAGCAAGGAAGCCGTGGTGCCTATCTCGACGATCTCGACCGGCTCCATCTCCTTTGACGCCGCGCTCGGCGTGGGCGGCGTGCCGCGTGGCCGCGTGGTGGAGATCTTCGGGCCGGAATCCTCGGGCAAAACCACCATCACGCTGCAGATCATCGCCGAGGCTCAAAAGGCCGGCGGCATGGCCGCGTTTGTGGACGCCGAGCATGCGCTCGACCCCATCTACGCGCAAAAGCTGGGCGTCGATGTGGACAATCTGCTCGTCTCGCAGCCCGACTACGGCGAGCAGGCGCTCGAAATCACCGAGGCGCTGGTGCGCTCCGGCGCCATTGACGTGCTCGTGGTGGACTCGGTCGCCGCGCTCGTGCCCAAGGCCGAACTCGACGGCGAAATGGGCGACTCCCACGTCGGCCTGCAGGCGCGCCTCATGTCGCAGGCGCTGCGCAAGCTCACCGGAACAGTCTCCAAGTCGCGCACCTGCCTGATCTTCATTAACCAGATTCGCGAAAAGATCGGCGTCATGTTCGGCAATCCGGAAACCACCACCGGCGGCCGAGCGCTCAAGTTCTACTCGTCGGTCCGCGTGGATATCCGCCGCATTGCCGCCGTCAAAGAAGGCGACACCGTGGTGGGCTCCCGCACCCGCGTCAAGATCGTCAAGAACAAGGTCGCAGCGCCCTTCCGCGAGGCCGAGTTCGACATTCTCTATGGCGAGGGCATCTCGCGTGAGGGCGACGTGCTTGACCTCGCCGTGGCTCACAATATCGTGGAGAAGTCCGGCGCGTGGTACAGCTACTCCGGCGAACGCATCGGCCAGGGTCGCGAAAACGTTCGCAGCTTCCTCAAGGAAAATCGCGATACCTTCCAGCGCATCGATACGCAGTTGCGCCAGAAGCTCGGCATCACTCTGGCCAATGTGCCGCAGGCCGAGGTCCCCGCGGTTCCGGCCAACGGTGCTGCCGCCGCGCAGGACGCCGTCAAACCCTCCCGTCGCGGATAG
- the fabG gene encoding 3-oxoacyl-[acyl-carrier-protein] reductase, protein MAGTLEGKNAFVTGASQGIGRACALALAKAGARVGLAARNEAKLQEVAAEIAAVGGTAEIFVLDVSSEESIKTVAKDALGRLGPVHILVNNAGITRDTLLLRMKRSDWDEVIQTNLTGMFLLTQAFVSAMMKARWGRIISISSVVGETGQAGQANYAASKAGMIGFTKSLARELASRGITANAVAPGYIETAMTAVLDEKQRGAMLGQIPLGRPGTDEDIAAAVRFLASDEAGYITGHVLDVNGGMYM, encoded by the coding sequence ATGGCTGGAACTCTCGAAGGAAAAAACGCATTTGTAACTGGAGCCTCGCAGGGCATTGGACGCGCCTGCGCGCTGGCGCTCGCCAAGGCCGGAGCCCGCGTGGGCCTTGCTGCCCGGAACGAAGCCAAACTGCAGGAAGTAGCGGCTGAGATTGCCGCGGTCGGCGGCACGGCCGAGATCTTCGTACTCGACGTGAGCAGCGAAGAGTCGATCAAGACGGTGGCCAAGGACGCGCTGGGACGCCTGGGGCCCGTGCATATTCTGGTGAATAACGCAGGCATCACGCGCGACACGCTGCTGCTGCGCATGAAGCGCAGCGACTGGGATGAAGTCATACAGACGAACCTGACAGGCATGTTTCTGCTGACGCAGGCATTTGTGAGCGCCATGATGAAGGCTCGCTGGGGCCGCATCATCAGCATCTCAAGCGTGGTGGGCGAAACCGGACAGGCAGGACAGGCCAACTACGCAGCCAGCAAGGCCGGCATGATCGGCTTCACCAAATCGCTGGCGCGGGAACTGGCCTCTCGCGGCATCACGGCCAATGCCGTGGCACCGGGCTACATCGAAACGGCCATGACGGCGGTGCTCGATGAGAAGCAGCGCGGCGCGATGCTGGGGCAGATTCCCCTGGGCCGCCCCGGCACGGACGAAGACATCGCGGCCGCGGTGCGTTTTCTGGCTTCAGACGAGGCCGGTTACATCACCGGGCATGTGCTCGACGTGAACGGCGGCATGTACATGTAA
- a CDS encoding FAD-dependent thymidylate synthase — protein MPDLQAELPSTQNVPEHSQNRTEVFAVHGADPEVLAYAMAKYSRSALSMKESLKEISSQRAEQFLNTFYFQYGHRSIADLAHIAFAIERLSLLAAIELVDEQRWDGQERSTRYQNFRKSGWYLPEFGAEAPARARYIESIESSFAAYHQVADGMLAIYKQQVACPPEMKPEAYERTLRARAFDVARYLLPLATNTSLGQIVNARTLETQISRLLSHPVAEIRQLGESLREASSNPAWNVHSGDLAGLQKRIAESDPELAEEARAMLTREVRPAPTLVKYASPNYYQMESRRELAQAASEIMGGAPIAEAPLVDLVEKTESLEAEIAATLLYAHSHYSFRQVRDTVAALGEARCAEIVEMGVRHRGRHDELLREFSAGQALRFDILMDIGGFRDMHRHRRCTQIIQRLTALHGFDEPDGIAGTELAPVFAQALTAAHAAYAELAASATPETASSAAYVLPLATRCRALFKMDFAESLYISELRSAPQGHMSYRRVAWEMYQAVERQHPALARHFRATDVHEPVDLLKR, from the coding sequence ATGCCCGACCTTCAGGCCGAACTCCCCAGCACGCAGAACGTCCCCGAGCACTCGCAGAACCGCACCGAAGTCTTCGCCGTACATGGCGCCGATCCTGAGGTGCTGGCCTATGCCATGGCCAAGTACTCGCGCTCGGCGCTCTCCATGAAAGAGTCGCTCAAAGAGATCAGCAGCCAGCGCGCTGAGCAATTCCTGAACACGTTCTATTTTCAGTACGGCCACCGCTCCATTGCTGATCTCGCGCACATTGCTTTCGCCATTGAGCGCCTCTCGCTGCTGGCGGCAATCGAACTCGTCGACGAGCAGCGCTGGGACGGCCAGGAACGCTCCACGCGCTATCAGAACTTCCGCAAGTCCGGCTGGTATCTGCCGGAGTTTGGCGCGGAGGCCCCCGCCCGCGCGCGCTATATCGAGTCCATTGAGTCGAGCTTCGCCGCCTACCATCAGGTCGCCGACGGCATGCTGGCCATCTACAAACAGCAGGTGGCCTGCCCGCCTGAGATGAAGCCGGAAGCCTACGAGCGCACCCTGCGCGCCCGCGCCTTTGACGTGGCGCGCTATCTGCTGCCCCTGGCCACCAACACTTCGCTCGGCCAGATTGTGAATGCGCGCACGCTGGAAACACAAATCTCGCGACTGCTCTCGCACCCGGTGGCGGAGATTCGCCAACTGGGCGAGTCCCTGCGCGAGGCATCGTCCAACCCCGCATGGAATGTGCATTCCGGCGACCTGGCCGGTCTGCAGAAACGCATTGCGGAGTCTGATCCGGAGCTGGCCGAAGAAGCGCGCGCCATGCTGACGCGTGAAGTGCGCCCCGCGCCCACGTTGGTCAAATACGCATCGCCGAACTACTACCAGATGGAATCGCGCCGCGAGCTGGCGCAGGCCGCGAGTGAAATCATGGGCGGCGCGCCCATTGCCGAGGCTCCGCTGGTCGATCTGGTTGAAAAGACCGAATCGCTCGAAGCCGAGATTGCCGCCACGCTGCTCTATGCCCACTCGCATTACTCCTTCCGGCAGGTGCGCGACACCGTCGCCGCGCTGGGTGAGGCGCGCTGCGCTGAGATCGTGGAGATGGGGGTGCGTCATCGCGGCCGCCACGACGAGTTGCTGCGGGAGTTCTCCGCCGGACAGGCCCTGCGCTTTGACATCCTCATGGACATTGGCGGCTTCCGCGACATGCACCGCCATCGCCGCTGCACGCAGATCATTCAGCGCTTGACCGCGCTGCACGGCTTTGATGAGCCCGATGGCATCGCAGGCACAGAGCTGGCCCCGGTCTTTGCCCAGGCCTTGACCGCGGCCCATGCCGCTTATGCGGAGCTGGCCGCGAGTGCGACGCCTGAAACGGCCTCTTCGGCGGCCTATGTGCTGCCCCTGGCCACCCGCTGCCGGGCGCTCTTCAAAATGGACTTCGCCGAGTCGCTCTACATCTCCGAGCTGCGTTCCGCTCCGCAGGGGCACATGTCCTACCGGCGCGTCGCCTGGGAGATGTACCAGGCCGTCGAGCGGCAGCACCCGGCCCTGGCGCGTCATTTCCGGGCGACGGACGTGCATGAACCGGTCGATCTGCTCAAGCGGTGA
- a CDS encoding TMEM175 family protein, translated as MATLYNRIANQSLERLAALSDGIFAVAMTLLVLDLHLPASEAIHSEHGLQAALWTLAPQVLVYLMSFMTLGIFWNGQQTQFHFFERSDRDLSWLHLGFLFTITVMPFTTQLLAHFLAYRTALVVYWFNILLPGLLLYASWRYATRAGLLKAEIPLEIRRAVRRRVVVAQSLYALGALLCVLGTRWSIGFILLVQLNYAVAPRLPGRSKKV; from the coding sequence ATGGCTACGCTCTACAACCGGATTGCCAATCAAAGCCTGGAACGGCTGGCCGCGCTGAGTGACGGCATTTTTGCCGTGGCCATGACGCTGCTGGTGCTCGATCTGCATCTGCCGGCCAGCGAAGCCATTCACTCCGAGCACGGCTTGCAGGCCGCACTGTGGACGCTGGCTCCGCAGGTGCTCGTCTACCTGATGAGCTTCATGACGCTCGGCATTTTCTGGAATGGGCAGCAGACGCAGTTCCACTTTTTTGAGCGCAGCGACCGTGATTTGTCATGGCTGCATCTGGGCTTTCTCTTCACCATCACCGTCATGCCTTTCACTACGCAGTTGCTGGCGCACTTTCTGGCCTACCGCACGGCGCTCGTGGTTTATTGGTTCAACATTCTGCTGCCCGGGCTGCTGCTCTACGCAAGCTGGCGCTATGCCACGCGGGCCGGGCTGTTGAAGGCAGAGATTCCGCTGGAGATTCGGCGCGCGGTGCGGCGCAGAGTGGTCGTGGCGCAAAGCCTCTATGCGCTGGGCGCGCTGCTGTGCGTGCTGGGCACACGCTGGAGCATCGGCTTCATTCTGCTGGTGCAGCTCAACTATGCGGTGGCGCCGCGCCTGCCGGGGCGCAGCAAAAAGGTCTGA
- the coaD gene encoding pantetheine-phosphate adenylyltransferase, which translates to MHTVKAIYPGSFDPVTNGHLDLIARGAKMFDHLVVAILRNSTKAPLFTEAERVEMLTEGVRGFGNVSVATFHGLLVDFAREQKANAVLRGIRAISDYEYEFQMALMNRRLAPEVETIFLMPDAKYSFVSSRLIKQVFELGGSVDGLVPDFVVERLKQRVPHL; encoded by the coding sequence GTGCATACCGTAAAAGCCATCTACCCCGGCAGTTTTGACCCTGTCACCAACGGTCACCTCGATCTCATCGCGCGGGGCGCCAAGATGTTTGACCATCTCGTCGTCGCCATCCTTCGCAACTCCACCAAAGCGCCGCTCTTCACCGAGGCCGAGCGTGTGGAGATGCTCACCGAGGGCGTGCGCGGCTTCGGCAACGTCAGCGTGGCCACCTTTCATGGCCTGCTGGTGGACTTTGCCCGCGAGCAGAAAGCCAACGCCGTGCTGCGCGGCATCCGCGCCATCAGCGACTACGAGTACGAGTTTCAGATGGCCCTCATGAACCGCCGCCTCGCGCCCGAGGTGGAGACCATCTTCCTCATGCCCGACGCAAAATACTCCTTTGTCAGCTCGCGCCTCATCAAGCAGGTCTTTGAGCTGGGCGGCTCGGTGGATGGCCTGGTGCCGGATTTTGTTGTCGAACGCCTCAAACAGCGCGTGCCGCACCTCTAG
- a CDS encoding YqjF family protein, with protein sequence MAIDLAYDKEVARARVRRGGSNGMNEILSATSHRPWPLPNRPWTMLQRWNDLLFAHWPVPPEEINALLPSSLAVDTFDGSAWIGVVPFWMDRVRLRGLPSVPGANRFPELNLRTYVRDRSKNTPGVYFFSLDAASPLAVAVARLFFQLPYFWARMGIQEEKSGEDISGRGTGWFHYTSERRMSAQPVRFKARYRSLGKPAEKGLIEHFLTERYALFTPGHSGELYQGNIHHMPWPLEQAEAEIELNELPEAHGLRLPGTQPLLHYSRELVVYVWNLETVPALSKLRAGAAVPVPKPL encoded by the coding sequence ATGGCCATCGATCTGGCATACGATAAAGAAGTTGCCCGCGCCCGTGTCAGGCGTGGCGGATCGAATGGCATGAACGAGATACTTTCCGCGACCAGTCATCGCCCATGGCCTCTGCCCAACCGGCCCTGGACGATGCTGCAGCGCTGGAATGACCTGCTGTTTGCCCATTGGCCGGTGCCGCCTGAGGAAATCAATGCGCTGCTTCCCTCTTCGCTGGCCGTGGATACCTTCGATGGCTCGGCATGGATCGGCGTAGTGCCCTTCTGGATGGACCGGGTGCGCCTGCGCGGACTGCCCTCGGTTCCCGGCGCGAACCGCTTTCCTGAGCTCAACCTGCGCACCTATGTGCGAGACCGCAGCAAAAATACGCCGGGCGTCTATTTCTTCTCGCTGGATGCAGCCAGTCCACTGGCCGTGGCCGTGGCGCGCCTCTTCTTCCAGTTGCCCTACTTCTGGGCCAGGATGGGTATTCAGGAAGAGAAGTCCGGCGAGGACATCTCCGGCCGTGGCACCGGATGGTTTCACTACACCAGCGAGCGGCGCATGAGCGCACAGCCGGTTCGCTTCAAGGCGCGCTACCGCAGCCTGGGCAAGCCGGCGGAGAAGGGCCTGATCGAACATTTTCTGACCGAACGCTATGCCCTTTTCACTCCAGGGCACTCGGGCGAACTCTATCAGGGTAACATTCACCACATGCCCTGGCCGCTGGAGCAGGCCGAAGCGGAGATTGAGTTGAATGAGCTGCCCGAGGCGCATGGCCTTCGCCTGCCCGGCACCCAGCCATTGCTGCACTACAGCCGCGAACTGGTGGTGTACGTGTGGAACCTGGAGACGGTGCCCGCGTTGAGCAAGCTACGCGCGGGAGCAGCGGTTCCTGTGCCGAAGCCGCTGTAG
- a CDS encoding dienelactone hydrolase family protein, giving the protein MRSRFCRFALIAFLILFPASLMAAGPQKISYVTSTGQTVHGLIYEPAGHGKHPAIVVIHEWWGLDPWIEQQAQQLAHEGYVALAVDLYSGKVTTNPRVARQLDMALKPEEATANVVGAAHYLAAQKNVDARRIGAVGWCMGGGYAALLAVHDAALKAVAINYGELPQNRAELAKIHAPVLGIFGGADPVVTPQEVAQFEQTMHSLGKPIEIKTYPGAGHAFENPNNRMGYRAVDAADAQARMRAFFARELKVSKKETSRPGE; this is encoded by the coding sequence ATGCGCTCGCGCTTCTGCCGTTTTGCTCTGATTGCTTTTCTGATCCTCTTCCCAGCCTCGCTAATGGCCGCCGGTCCGCAGAAAATTTCGTACGTGACCAGCACCGGACAAACCGTGCATGGACTGATCTACGAGCCTGCGGGCCATGGCAAGCATCCGGCCATTGTGGTGATTCATGAGTGGTGGGGTCTGGACCCCTGGATCGAACAGCAGGCACAGCAGCTTGCCCATGAGGGCTACGTTGCGCTGGCCGTGGATCTCTATAGTGGTAAAGTCACGACGAATCCTCGGGTCGCACGGCAACTGGACATGGCGCTCAAACCGGAAGAGGCCACCGCCAATGTGGTGGGAGCTGCGCACTACCTGGCGGCACAGAAGAATGTGGATGCGCGCCGCATCGGCGCGGTGGGATGGTGCATGGGAGGAGGCTACGCGGCACTGCTGGCGGTTCACGACGCCGCACTGAAGGCCGTGGCCATCAACTATGGCGAGCTGCCGCAGAACCGCGCGGAACTGGCAAAGATTCATGCTCCCGTTCTGGGTATCTTTGGCGGAGCCGACCCGGTTGTGACTCCGCAGGAAGTCGCTCAGTTTGAGCAGACGATGCACTCGTTGGGCAAGCCGATCGAAATCAAGACCTACCCCGGTGCTGGACACGCTTTTGAGAACCCTAATAACCGGATGGGGTATCGCGCGGTCGATGCGGCCGATGCGCAGGCAAGAATGCGGGCTTTCTTTGCCCGCGAGCTGAAAGTCTCAAAGAAGGAGACGTCTCGCCCTGGGGAATGA